One Nocardia iowensis DNA window includes the following coding sequences:
- a CDS encoding alkaline phosphatase PhoX, with protein sequence MSVVGGVAAFGGASWLEAFSAGAVPGESPYGPLATRPDANGVFLPKGFTSRIVARSGQQVAGYTWHPAPDGGACFADGSGWIYVSNSEIDRTGGVGAIKFAADGSITGAHRTLSGTNRNCAGGATPWNTWLSCEEVDKGAVFETDPWGVKPAVRRPAMGLFTHEACAVDPDRRVVYMTEDRRDGRFYRFVPSSWPDLAAGQLEVLVETNGSLSWQAIPDPSASSTPTRLQVPGSKVFNGGEGCYYADGTCWFTTKGDNKVWAYDAASNQLSLTYEPGNGAPLSGVDNVTGASNGDLFVAEDGGDMQICIIADGAVAPFLQVDRSGRSEIAGPAFNPAGERFYFSSQRGTTGSSSDGITYEVTGPFRH encoded by the coding sequence GTGAGCGTAGTTGGTGGGGTTGCCGCGTTCGGCGGTGCGTCATGGCTCGAGGCGTTCAGTGCCGGTGCCGTGCCGGGTGAGTCGCCGTATGGACCGCTGGCGACGCGGCCGGACGCCAACGGGGTGTTCCTGCCGAAGGGCTTCACCAGTCGGATCGTCGCTCGGTCGGGGCAACAGGTGGCGGGCTACACCTGGCATCCCGCGCCCGATGGTGGCGCCTGTTTCGCCGACGGCTCGGGGTGGATTTACGTGTCCAACAGCGAGATCGACCGCACCGGCGGGGTCGGTGCGATCAAGTTCGCTGCGGATGGGTCCATCACCGGTGCGCATCGCACGCTGTCCGGCACCAATCGGAACTGCGCTGGTGGCGCCACTCCATGGAACACTTGGCTGTCCTGCGAAGAGGTGGACAAGGGGGCGGTATTCGAAACCGACCCGTGGGGCGTCAAACCTGCCGTCCGTCGGCCTGCGATGGGATTGTTCACCCATGAGGCGTGTGCGGTCGATCCGGACCGCAGGGTCGTGTACATGACCGAGGACCGGCGCGACGGCCGGTTCTATCGATTCGTTCCGTCGTCCTGGCCCGATCTGGCAGCAGGCCAACTCGAAGTTCTCGTCGAGACCAACGGCAGCCTCAGCTGGCAGGCAATCCCGGATCCGTCGGCATCGTCCACGCCTACTCGGCTACAGGTGCCCGGCTCAAAGGTCTTCAACGGCGGAGAGGGCTGCTACTACGCCGACGGTACGTGCTGGTTCACTACCAAGGGCGACAACAAGGTCTGGGCATATGACGCTGCGAGCAACCAGCTTTCGCTCACCTACGAACCCGGCAACGGTGCGCCGCTGTCGGGCGTCGACAACGTGACCGGCGCGTCCAATGGCGACCTCTTCGTCGCCGAGGACGGCGGCGACATGCAGATCTGCATCATCGCGGACGGCGCGGTCGCGCCGTTTCTACAGGTAGACAGGTCGGGCAGGTCCGAGATCGCCGGGCCCGCGTTCAACCCGGCAGGTGAGCGGTTCTACTTCTCCTCCCAGCGCGGCACCACGGGTTCGAGCAGCGACGGCATCACCTACGAGGTAACCGGCCCCTTCCGGCACTGA
- the sdhC gene encoding succinate dehydrogenase, cytochrome b556 subunit encodes MTTIEAPAQPKRKTLYRGDPGMWSWALHRITGVTIFFFLFVHVLDTALVRVSPDTYNRAIETYKSPIVALMEMGLVVCVLFHALNGVRVILVDFWAKGPKYQRVMLWVVLAVVIVLAAPAIGRMFFYLFTEH; translated from the coding sequence ATGACCACGATAGAAGCTCCGGCCCAGCCGAAGCGGAAGACGCTGTACCGAGGCGACCCCGGAATGTGGTCCTGGGCGCTGCACCGGATCACCGGTGTCACCATCTTCTTCTTCCTCTTCGTGCACGTCTTGGATACCGCGTTGGTCCGGGTCAGTCCGGACACCTACAACCGTGCCATCGAGACCTACAAATCCCCCATCGTCGCGTTGATGGAAATGGGCCTCGTTGTCTGCGTGCTTTTCCACGCGCTCAACGGCGTCCGGGTGATCCTGGTCGACTTCTGGGCCAAAGGCCCTAAGTACCAGCGCGTGATGCTCTGGGTCGTCCTCGCGGTTGTCATCGTGCTGGCGGCGCCCGCGATCGGTCGCATGTTCTTCTACCTGTTCACGGAGCACTGA
- a CDS encoding alpha/beta hydrolase: MFSWTSGNTRSPRASARLGVVAAVLLVAGGGHSHAAPSPTLDRYYKQSLAWESCDGYAGGAGLGAAGIECARVTVPIDYDRPDGATARIAISRLRATGERVASVLTNPGGPGGPGLGLPRQLAEKSALAERFDVIGIDVRGLGASTPKVECLTEEEFQAERQDLDVDMSSAGIAQTELEFANYAAKCVQRTGLELLGHVGTREVARDFDVIRAVLGDEKLTYFGGSYGSKLGATIAETFPDRVRAMVLDAALDPTADVLDPMRAAVGFQQAFDAYAVDCAKDSSCPLGEDANAGLRKLITPLIDRPAATNDPRGLGYPDALTAVTALLYNAELWPVLTQGLVELARGRGDTLLTIADKVNGVVDRDLHQAVLCLDGVRSTDRAAAAETDRRVRAAAPAFDDGRATGLAPLGVCAFWPVPPTSQPHVPVAPGLPKTVVVATTGDPATPYTGGRNLARFLDAALITYKGFQHGAALQGVSCVDGPILKYLIDLEPPADITCG; encoded by the coding sequence ATGTTCAGCTGGACCAGCGGAAACACCCGATCACCGCGCGCTTCGGCTCGGCTCGGGGTCGTCGCCGCAGTGCTCCTCGTGGCCGGTGGTGGCCACTCCCACGCCGCACCGAGCCCGACGTTGGACCGGTACTACAAGCAGTCACTCGCGTGGGAATCATGTGACGGCTACGCGGGCGGCGCGGGTTTGGGTGCCGCGGGGATCGAGTGCGCGCGGGTGACGGTGCCCATCGACTACGACAGGCCCGACGGAGCGACCGCTCGGATCGCGATCTCGCGGCTACGGGCAACTGGTGAGCGGGTCGCCTCGGTGCTCACCAACCCGGGCGGGCCGGGTGGACCCGGCCTTGGCCTACCTCGCCAGCTGGCCGAAAAGTCGGCTTTGGCCGAACGATTCGATGTCATCGGCATCGACGTGCGCGGTCTCGGCGCGTCGACACCGAAGGTCGAGTGCCTGACCGAGGAGGAATTTCAGGCAGAACGGCAAGACCTCGATGTCGACATGTCGTCCGCTGGTATCGCACAGACCGAGCTGGAGTTCGCGAACTACGCCGCGAAGTGTGTGCAACGCACCGGCCTCGAACTGCTCGGCCATGTCGGCACCAGAGAGGTCGCGCGCGATTTCGATGTGATCCGGGCCGTGCTCGGTGACGAGAAGCTGACCTATTTCGGCGGTTCCTATGGCAGCAAACTCGGTGCGACGATCGCGGAAACGTTCCCGGACCGAGTGCGCGCGATGGTCCTCGACGCGGCCCTGGATCCTACGGCGGATGTACTCGATCCGATGCGCGCCGCGGTAGGTTTCCAGCAGGCATTCGACGCCTACGCAGTGGACTGTGCCAAGGACAGCAGTTGCCCACTCGGCGAGGACGCGAATGCCGGACTGCGGAAGCTGATCACTCCGTTGATAGACCGTCCGGCCGCGACGAATGACCCACGCGGACTCGGATATCCCGACGCACTCACCGCGGTGACCGCTTTGCTGTACAACGCGGAACTCTGGCCCGTGCTCACCCAGGGGTTGGTTGAGCTCGCGCGGGGACGCGGCGACACATTGCTGACCATCGCGGACAAGGTGAACGGCGTCGTCGATCGGGATCTGCACCAGGCAGTGCTCTGCCTCGACGGGGTACGGTCCACCGATCGCGCCGCCGCCGCCGAGACCGACCGCCGAGTCCGCGCGGCGGCACCGGCTTTCGACGACGGCCGCGCCACCGGCCTGGCGCCGCTGGGGGTCTGCGCCTTCTGGCCGGTACCGCCTACCTCCCAGCCGCATGTGCCCGTAGCGCCCGGCCTGCCGAAGACCGTGGTCGTTGCGACGACCGGAGATCCGGCCACTCCGTATACGGGCGGGCGCAACCTGGCCCGATTCCTGGACGCCGCACTGATCACCTACAAAGGGTTCCAGCACGGCGCGGCGTTGCAAGGTGTGTCGTGTGTCGACGGACCGATACTGAAGTATCTGATCGACCTGGAGCCGCCGGCGGACATCACCTGCGGGTAG
- a CDS encoding cytidine deaminase, with amino-acid sequence MSQIDWKSLRDNAIQVMRNAYVPYSRFPVGAAALSADGRIVSGCNVENVSYGLTLCAECVLVGNLHSGGGGRLLAIAVTDSRGEILMPCGRCRQLLYEHGGPDLLVDHRDGPVPLRVLLPDAFGPDNLTAGQV; translated from the coding sequence ATGTCGCAAATCGACTGGAAATCCCTGCGTGACAACGCAATTCAAGTCATGCGCAATGCCTATGTGCCGTACTCGCGGTTTCCGGTCGGCGCGGCGGCTCTCAGTGCCGATGGTCGCATTGTGAGCGGGTGCAATGTGGAAAATGTCTCATATGGTTTGACCCTCTGCGCCGAATGCGTACTCGTCGGTAACTTGCATTCCGGTGGGGGCGGGCGCTTGCTGGCCATCGCGGTGACCGATTCCCGCGGCGAAATCCTGATGCCCTGCGGGCGCTGCCGACAATTGCTGTACGAACACGGTGGGCCCGACCTCTTGGTCGATCACCGGGACGGGCCCGTCCCGCTACGCGTCCTGCTGCCGGACGCCTTCGGCCCGGACAACTTGACCGCCGGGCAGGTGTGA
- a CDS encoding PPOX class F420-dependent oxidoreductase: MGITLSEGTIALLDGKNYAVLATINADGSPQTSAMWVLRDGDDLLFSTLEGRLKHRNMLRDARVSVTVLDAADGENYVELRGRATITPDIDLRVAHRLSWKYDGKDHAEPEPGQIRVVVRVTVDKATGYAA, encoded by the coding sequence ATGGGAATCACGCTCAGCGAAGGCACCATTGCCCTGCTCGACGGCAAGAACTATGCGGTGCTTGCCACGATCAACGCCGACGGCAGTCCGCAGACCTCGGCGATGTGGGTCCTCAGGGACGGCGACGACCTGCTGTTCTCCACCCTGGAGGGCAGGCTGAAGCATCGCAATATGCTGCGCGACGCCCGGGTGAGCGTCACCGTGCTCGACGCCGCCGACGGCGAGAACTACGTCGAACTGCGCGGCAGGGCAACGATCACTCCCGATATCGACCTTCGTGTCGCCCACCGGCTGTCGTGGAAGTACGACGGCAAGGACCACGCGGAACCCGAACCGGGGCAGATCCGGGTCGTCGTTCGGGTCACGGTCGACAAAGCGACCGGATACGCGGCCTGA
- a CDS encoding succinate dehydrogenase hydrophobic membrane anchor subunit: MTAPVLGKSYDRPASLDSPRSPRARASNNFEKYAWLFMRFSGLLLIVLVLGHMSIMLLLDGGVKRLNFGFVAGRWASPFWQLWDLSMLWLAQLHGGNGLRTVIADYSRKDSTRFWLNTLLAISMILILAVGTYVIFTFDPNIS, from the coding sequence ATGACCGCACCCGTTCTCGGTAAGTCGTACGACCGGCCCGCCAGCCTGGATTCGCCGCGTTCGCCGCGGGCCAGGGCCAGCAACAACTTCGAGAAGTACGCCTGGCTGTTCATGCGCTTCTCCGGCCTGCTGCTGATCGTCCTCGTGCTCGGCCACATGTCGATCATGCTGCTGCTCGACGGCGGCGTGAAGCGGCTCAACTTCGGCTTCGTCGCAGGCCGCTGGGCCAGCCCGTTCTGGCAGCTGTGGGACCTGAGCATGCTCTGGCTCGCCCAGCTGCACGGCGGCAACGGCCTGCGCACGGTGATCGCGGACTACTCGCGCAAGGACTCGACACGATTCTGGCTGAACACGCTGCTGGCCATCTCGATGATCCTGATCTTGGCCGTCGGCACCTACGTCATCTTCACCTTCGACCCCAACATCAGTTAG
- the sdhA gene encoding succinate dehydrogenase flavoprotein subunit has protein sequence MQEHRYDVVIVGAGGAGMRAAIEAGPRARTAVLTKLYPTRSHTGAAQGGMCAALANVEEDNWEWHTFDTVKGGDYLVDQDAAEIMAKEAIDAVMDLEKMGLPFNRTPEGKIDQRRFGGHTRDHGKAPVRRACYAADRTGHMILQTLYQNCVKHDVEFFNEFYVLDLVMSDTDRGQVATGVVAYELATGDLHVFHAKSIVFATGGSGRMYKTTSNAHTLTGDGMAIVFRKGLPLEDMEFHQFHPTGLAGLGILISEAVRGEGGILRNASGERFMERYAPTIKDLAPRDIVARSMVLEVLEGRGAGPNKDYVYIDVTHLGADVLEEKLPDITEFARTYLGVDPVTELVPVMPTCHYVMGGIPTKIRGEVLRNNTDVVPGLYAAGECACVSVHGSNRLGTNSLLDINVFGRRAGIAAAEYAHRTEFVEMPEQPARMVQDWLALILSDHGNERVADIRTELQYTMDMNAAVFRTEDTLKQALTDIHVLKERYSRITVQDKGKRYNSDLLEAVELGFLLELAEVTVVGALNRKESRGGHAREDYPDRDDVNFMRHTMAYKESPDLISDIRLDFKPVVQTRYEPMERKY, from the coding sequence ATTCAGGAGCATCGCTACGATGTCGTGATCGTCGGTGCCGGTGGCGCCGGCATGCGCGCGGCGATCGAGGCAGGGCCCCGGGCGCGCACCGCCGTCCTGACCAAGCTCTACCCGACCCGCAGCCACACCGGCGCGGCGCAGGGCGGCATGTGCGCCGCGCTGGCGAATGTCGAAGAAGACAACTGGGAATGGCACACCTTCGACACCGTCAAGGGTGGCGACTACCTGGTCGACCAGGACGCCGCGGAGATCATGGCCAAGGAGGCCATCGACGCGGTGATGGACCTGGAGAAGATGGGTCTGCCGTTCAACCGGACCCCCGAAGGCAAGATCGACCAGCGCCGTTTCGGCGGGCACACCCGCGACCACGGCAAGGCTCCGGTCCGCCGCGCGTGTTACGCCGCCGACCGCACCGGCCACATGATCCTGCAGACGCTGTACCAGAACTGCGTCAAGCACGACGTGGAGTTCTTCAACGAGTTCTACGTGCTCGACCTGGTGATGAGCGACACCGACCGCGGTCAGGTCGCGACCGGCGTGGTCGCCTACGAGTTGGCCACCGGTGACCTGCACGTCTTCCACGCCAAGTCGATCGTGTTCGCCACCGGCGGCTCGGGCCGGATGTACAAGACCACCTCGAACGCGCACACGCTGACCGGTGACGGCATGGCGATCGTGTTCCGCAAGGGTCTGCCGCTGGAGGACATGGAGTTCCACCAGTTCCATCCCACAGGTCTGGCCGGTCTCGGCATCCTCATCTCGGAGGCCGTGCGCGGCGAGGGCGGCATCCTGCGCAATGCCAGCGGCGAGCGGTTCATGGAGCGCTACGCGCCCACCATCAAGGACCTCGCGCCGCGCGACATCGTCGCCCGCTCGATGGTCCTCGAGGTGCTGGAGGGCCGCGGCGCCGGTCCGAACAAGGACTACGTCTACATCGACGTGACCCACCTCGGCGCGGACGTGCTCGAAGAGAAGCTGCCCGACATCACCGAGTTCGCCCGCACCTACCTGGGCGTGGACCCGGTGACCGAGCTGGTGCCGGTCATGCCGACCTGCCACTACGTGATGGGTGGTATCCCGACCAAGATCCGCGGCGAGGTGCTGCGCAACAACACCGACGTGGTGCCCGGCCTGTACGCGGCCGGTGAGTGCGCGTGCGTCTCGGTGCACGGCTCCAACCGCCTCGGCACCAACTCGCTGTTGGACATCAACGTGTTCGGCCGTCGTGCGGGCATCGCCGCGGCGGAGTACGCGCACCGCACCGAGTTCGTGGAGATGCCGGAGCAGCCTGCCCGGATGGTGCAGGACTGGCTGGCGCTGATCCTGTCCGATCACGGCAACGAGCGGGTCGCCGACATCCGCACCGAACTGCAGTACACGATGGACATGAATGCCGCCGTGTTCCGCACCGAGGACACCCTCAAGCAGGCGCTCACCGACATCCACGTGCTCAAGGAGCGCTACAGCCGGATCACGGTGCAGGACAAGGGCAAACGCTACAACAGCGATCTGCTCGAGGCCGTCGAGCTCGGCTTCCTGCTGGAACTGGCCGAAGTCACCGTTGTCGGTGCGCTCAACCGCAAGGAATCGCGCGGCGGCCACGCTCGCGAGGACTACCCGGACCGCGACGACGTGAACTTCATGCGGCACACGATGGCCTACAAGGAGAGCCCGGATCTCATCTCGGATATCCGCCTCGACTTCAAGCCGGTGGTGCAGACCCGTTACGAGCCGATGGAGCGTAAGTACTGA
- a CDS encoding succinate dehydrogenase iron-sulfur subunit — MITVKVARFNPEDEKGAHWESFQVPVLPTDRFLNVLIYIKSYLDGTLTFRRSCAHGVCGSDAMRINGVNRLACKVLMKDMLPKGGKSITITVEPIRGLPVEKDLVVNMEPFFDAFRAVKPYLMTSGNEPTRERIQSQADRARFDDTTKCILCACCTTSCPVYWSDGSYFGPAAIVNAHRFIFDSRDEGARERLDILNDVEGVWRCRTTFNCTDACPRGIEVTKAIQEVKRALLFAR, encoded by the coding sequence ATGATCACCGTCAAGGTCGCCCGGTTCAATCCGGAGGACGAGAAGGGCGCGCACTGGGAGTCGTTCCAGGTACCGGTCCTGCCGACCGACCGCTTCCTCAACGTGCTCATCTACATCAAGTCCTACCTGGACGGCACGCTCACCTTCCGCCGCTCCTGCGCGCACGGCGTGTGCGGGTCGGACGCCATGCGGATCAACGGGGTGAACCGGCTGGCCTGCAAGGTGCTGATGAAGGACATGCTGCCCAAGGGCGGCAAGTCGATCACGATCACCGTCGAGCCGATCCGCGGCCTGCCCGTGGAGAAGGACCTCGTGGTGAACATGGAGCCGTTCTTCGACGCGTTCCGCGCGGTGAAGCCCTACCTGATGACCTCGGGTAACGAGCCGACCCGCGAGCGCATCCAGAGCCAGGCCGACCGCGCCCGCTTCGATGACACCACCAAGTGCATCCTCTGCGCCTGCTGCACCACCTCCTGCCCCGTGTACTGGAGCGACGGCAGCTACTTCGGCCCCGCCGCCATCGTCAACGCGCACCGCTTCATCTTCGACAGCCGCGACGAAGGCGCCCGCGAACGCCTCGACATCCTCAACGACGTCGAGGGAGTCTGGCGCTGCCGCACCACCTTCAACTGCACCGACGCCTGCCCCCGCGGCATCGAAGTAACCAAAGCCATCCAGGAAGTCAAGCGCGCATTGCTCTTCGCCCGCTGA